One window of the Haloarcula halobia genome contains the following:
- a CDS encoding HalOD1 output domain-containing protein, translated as MTNTDTPDRAQSTSEQVVRAVADHRGVDPGSLEQSLYSVINPDALDALFAHTTGESGVRRLQFQYLEHEVTVEGDGTVTVTD; from the coding sequence ATGACAAACACCGATACGCCGGACCGAGCGCAGTCGACGAGCGAACAGGTAGTCAGGGCGGTTGCAGACCACCGGGGCGTCGACCCCGGCAGCCTCGAGCAGTCGCTGTACAGCGTCATCAACCCGGACGCCCTCGATGCGCTCTTCGCTCACACCACGGGAGAGTCCGGCGTGCGGCGCCTCCAGTTCCAGTACCTCGAACACGAGGTCACCGTCGAGGGCGACGGCACCGTCACGGTGACCGACTGA